A DNA window from Hordeum vulgare subsp. vulgare chromosome 1H, MorexV3_pseudomolecules_assembly, whole genome shotgun sequence contains the following coding sequences:
- the LOC123413559 gene encoding BURP domain-containing protein 4-like has protein sequence MEFAVAALGATTVEPLRTVVHGREEPRRYVVAPGGVASVGGAVVPCHPLPYPADVLYCHRPRNVRAVRVELVGQDDPSLGATAVAVCHEDTSGWDAEYFAMLNGSRGEPICHYMPKKFVLWVAGEI, from the coding sequence ATGGAGTTCGCCGTGGCCGCCCTGGGAGCGACGACGGTGGAGCCGCTCAGGACGGTCGTGCACGGGCGCGAGGAGCCCCGAAGGTACGTGGTGGCGCCAGGCGGCGTCGCCAGCGTCGGCGGCGCGGTGGTGCCGTGCCACCCGCTGCCGTACCCGGCGGACGTGTTGTACTGCCACCGGCCAAGGAACGTGCGGGCCGTGCGCGTGGAGCTGGTCGGGCAGGACGACCCTTCGCTGGGCGCGACGGCGGTCGCCGTCTGCCACGAGGACACCTCCGGCTGGGACGCCGAGTACTTCGCCATGCTCAACGGGTCCCGTGGCGAGCCGATCTGCCACTACATGCCGAAGAAGTTTGTGCTGTGGGTAGCCGGTGAAATCTAG